One part of the Nostoc sp. PCC 7120 = FACHB-418 genome encodes these proteins:
- a CDS encoding DUF3038 domain-containing protein, whose amino-acid sequence MLKVMQSAADPATPNSQWEDLIKLPTPNVVEWDNIKTQLDLVLLALETLTGIGSEAMLSAATSLNLESKVPDRVALWRLRQSNPLRKGQGGRKKLDVEEARSLVLIICYLAKQHQELIRRAVGLLEQMAEKNREPHQAALLGDYIDAFCNTYQERMEEDEQISTDLLTNLALKLLVDLLFYSAPGGHRRLWLALIDRSAKF is encoded by the coding sequence ATGCTTAAAGTTATGCAATCGGCCGCTGATCCAGCCACTCCCAATTCCCAATGGGAGGACTTAATTAAACTCCCAACCCCAAATGTCGTGGAATGGGACAACATCAAAACTCAGTTAGACTTGGTACTGTTGGCACTGGAAACCCTGACGGGAATTGGCTCTGAGGCTATGCTCTCGGCGGCAACCAGTCTGAATCTAGAGTCGAAAGTGCCAGACCGCGTAGCTTTATGGCGCTTACGTCAGTCAAACCCTCTACGCAAAGGTCAAGGAGGGCGGAAAAAGCTGGATGTAGAAGAAGCGCGATCGCTTGTTCTCATCATCTGCTACCTCGCCAAACAGCACCAGGAATTAATTCGTCGTGCGGTGGGTCTACTAGAACAAATGGCGGAAAAAAATCGGGAACCTCATCAGGCTGCTTTACTTGGAGACTACATAGATGCTTTCTGCAACACCTACCAAGAGCGGATGGAAGAGGACGAGCAAATCTCGACGGATTTACTAACTAACCTAGCGCTGAAACTACTTGTAGATTTGCTGTTTTATAGCGCTCCTGGTGGACACCGCCGTCTTTGGCTAGCACTCATCGACCGTTCCGCAAAATTTTGA
- a CDS encoding DUF4335 domain-containing protein: MPLSNSVIRRYTPPTCTLEVLAQSSPLSRWMGKPVLRHLTFELRFDDPQLPEENRVPIRGDRDQLEALCDAVTTYVQQFLQQPPDSFRFNVSELEDSTKVSTEELTDFHQASLLSKTTKSFIPQIPGTKIYLEPGDYLTHNLFLGSLANQASGYVIQLSLLQLFDLATALDEYSTDVMALPSLNNTSSIVRFPAWASVAAVLVLALGLTPLTWQYANNTKQKDQQTATNSNPNDEQIALQPTLPNFPAPQSELAPANNSSTLPLGSAPPPPPNTGLPTTPLISPNTSFPGNSPTTTNSALPPNSVASKQALNIPQTNIPPISGNPGITIPGQQVAIQPNPSGGINSGGVTLKRSLPPRLSTSTSNLSSGIPPVPPPLATIPNNAIPQAYSPVTSQAARSRVNTSPELAETSSLIDGSRSEAKTALPSEIATSNTSTLFDTPQVAEAREFFKKRWQPPSGFVQTLEYSVMLGVDGSIERILPLGKAARDYVDLVGMPAIGEPFVSANRSGQMTRIRVLLSPDGKVQTFPETE; the protein is encoded by the coding sequence ATGCCTCTATCTAATTCTGTCATTCGTCGCTACACACCACCTACTTGTACGCTAGAAGTATTGGCGCAAAGCTCCCCTTTGTCACGTTGGATGGGCAAACCAGTACTTAGACACCTAACCTTTGAGTTGCGCTTTGATGACCCGCAATTGCCGGAAGAAAACAGAGTACCAATTCGAGGCGATCGCGATCAACTTGAAGCCCTATGTGATGCTGTCACCACTTACGTACAGCAATTTCTCCAACAACCACCAGATAGTTTTCGTTTTAATGTCTCTGAACTTGAAGATTCAACTAAAGTATCTACTGAAGAATTAACAGATTTTCATCAAGCTTCACTCTTATCTAAAACCACAAAATCTTTTATACCCCAAATACCAGGGACAAAAATCTATTTAGAACCGGGCGATTATTTAACACACAATTTATTTCTTGGTTCCTTAGCTAATCAAGCATCTGGCTATGTTATTCAACTAAGTTTGCTGCAACTGTTCGATCTAGCAACAGCGTTAGATGAATATTCGACAGATGTAATGGCATTACCATCTCTCAATAACACTAGTTCTATAGTACGGTTCCCCGCTTGGGCTTCTGTTGCTGCCGTATTAGTATTAGCTTTAGGTTTAACGCCTTTAACTTGGCAATATGCAAACAACACCAAACAAAAAGACCAGCAGACAGCGACAAACAGCAATCCCAACGATGAACAAATAGCTTTACAACCAACCTTACCTAATTTTCCTGCGCCTCAATCTGAGCTAGCCCCTGCCAATAATTCCTCGACTCTGCCTTTAGGTTCGGCTCCGCCACCTCCTCCCAATACTGGTTTACCGACAACTCCCCTCATATCTCCTAATACCAGTTTTCCAGGTAATTCTCCTACAACCACGAATTCTGCTTTACCGCCCAATTCTGTAGCTTCAAAACAAGCATTAAATATCCCTCAGACAAACATTCCGCCAATCTCAGGCAATCCGGGCATTACTATACCAGGGCAACAAGTTGCCATTCAACCAAATCCCTCAGGGGGAATTAACTCAGGAGGAGTTACGCTCAAGCGGAGTTTACCCCCCAGATTATCTACCTCTACAAGTAACCTTTCATCTGGTATCCCACCAGTACCGCCACCACTGGCTACCATACCTAACAATGCAATTCCTCAGGCTTACTCACCGGTAACCTCACAAGCTGCAAGAAGTAGAGTCAATACTTCCCCAGAGTTAGCTGAAACTAGCTCATTAATAGATGGTTCGAGAAGTGAAGCTAAGACAGCTTTGCCTAGCGAAATTGCTACGAGTAACACTAGTACACTGTTTGATACACCCCAGGTAGCAGAAGCTAGGGAGTTTTTCAAAAAGCGTTGGCAACCACCCTCAGGATTTGTACAAACCCTAGAGTATAGTGTCATGCTGGGTGTAGATGGCTCAATTGAGCGGATCTTACCTTTAGGCAAGGCAGCTAGAGATTATGTTGATCTAGTGGGGATGCCTGCTATCGGAGAACCCTTTGTTTCTGCTAATCGCTCTGGGCAAATGACACGGATTCGGGTTCTTCTTAGCCCAGATGGTAAGGTACAAACCTTTCCAGAGACTGAATAG
- a CDS encoding DUF1257 domain-containing protein, whose translation MSHFSQIKTQIRNLESLQEALTDLGIDWKPGPQEVRGYRGQTHPAEITIEQENGYDIGFRWNGKEYELVADLQYWQQNLSVDGFLRQVTQRYAYQTVVKETARVGFQVSEQQKNDDGSIRLVVQRWSA comes from the coding sequence ATGTCACACTTTAGCCAAATTAAGACTCAGATCCGTAACCTCGAATCTTTACAAGAAGCGCTCACCGATTTGGGCATAGACTGGAAACCAGGCCCACAGGAAGTACGCGGCTATCGCGGTCAGACCCATCCTGCGGAAATTACCATTGAGCAGGAGAATGGCTATGACATCGGCTTTAGATGGAATGGCAAAGAATATGAGCTAGTAGCAGACCTACAATATTGGCAACAAAATTTGTCAGTTGATGGTTTCCTACGCCAAGTTACCCAACGTTATGCTTACCAAACAGTAGTGAAAGAAACTGCTCGTGTAGGCTTCCAAGTCTCCGAACAGCAAAAAAATGACGATGGTTCTATTCGCCTAGTTGTACAGCGCTGGAGTGCGTAA
- a CDS encoding DUF2997 domain-containing protein, translating into METLEFIIYPDGRVQETVTGIVGASCAEVTAAIEAQLGQVLTHEPTSEFFATQVQESSLANTQTTYSDW; encoded by the coding sequence ATGGAAACATTAGAATTCATCATTTATCCAGACGGTCGGGTACAAGAAACAGTCACTGGCATTGTAGGGGCTTCCTGTGCTGAGGTTACAGCAGCAATAGAAGCACAGCTAGGGCAAGTACTCACTCATGAGCCAACCTCAGAATTTTTCGCTACGCAGGTTCAGGAATCTAGCCTGGCAAATACGCAAACTACTTACAGCGATTGGTAA
- a CDS encoding ferredoxin, whose protein sequence is MADFLPSPEQEDNRSGFEPELGGFLRDAPERSGFEPELGGILRQKGVYVDEITCIGCKHCAHVARNTFYIEPDYGRSRVIRQDGDAEEVIQEAIDTCPVDCIHWVDYTELKNLEEDRKFQVIPVVGYPVDHAVATTEKRRRKQKSKNKKSRY, encoded by the coding sequence ATGGCTGATTTTCTGCCGTCGCCAGAACAAGAAGACAATCGTTCCGGTTTTGAGCCAGAACTAGGGGGTTTTTTGCGGGATGCCCCAGAACGTTCTGGTTTTGAACCAGAATTGGGCGGAATATTGCGGCAAAAAGGTGTTTATGTTGACGAGATCACCTGTATTGGTTGCAAGCATTGCGCTCATGTGGCGCGGAACACATTCTACATTGAGCCTGATTATGGGCGATCGCGTGTAATTCGTCAAGATGGGGACGCGGAAGAAGTTATTCAAGAAGCAATTGACACTTGTCCGGTTGATTGTATTCATTGGGTTGATTACACCGAACTCAAGAATTTAGAAGAAGATCGTAAATTCCAGGTAATTCCTGTTGTTGGCTACCCAGTAGATCACGCAGTTGCAACTACCGAAAAGCGGCGGCGAAAGCAAAAGTCCAAGAATAAAAAATCCCGTTATTAA
- a CDS encoding YiaA/YiaB family inner membrane protein, translating to MQTIGPQKDSPAWVIQTWAAFMLSISMTSFGIVNLPVDNWVKGFMSMGLAFSVGSTFTLAKTTRDLHEARRLAARIDEAKVEKLLSQHDPLNLK from the coding sequence ATGCAAACTATTGGACCTCAGAAAGATAGTCCGGCTTGGGTTATTCAAACCTGGGCTGCTTTTATGCTTTCTATTTCTATGACCAGTTTTGGAATTGTGAATTTACCTGTAGATAACTGGGTAAAAGGCTTTATGAGTATGGGTTTGGCTTTCTCTGTTGGTTCAACTTTTACTCTAGCTAAAACTACTAGAGATTTGCATGAAGCCAGAAGATTAGCTGCGCGCATTGATGAAGCGAAAGTAGAAAAGTTGTTGTCACAGCATGACCCTTTGAACCTTAAATAA